The Bacteroides ovatus genomic interval TTCAATGCTTGTCCGGTAAAAAAGAATATTTGCAATGCAAAAAAACTATGTGTAGCATAGGTACCATAGATGGAGTGTTGGTTGAGCCAATAACAAATGAGTATGGAGACTAGGCTGCTGATACCTGCCGTCAACCAGTATATTGATTGTTTTTTTTGTATAGTGTAGGAATATATTTTTATCATAAACAGGCAATATATAAACCATGTGGGGCCGTTAATGGGGTCTGACGACAGTGATTGAATGAGGGGTTGTATGATACTATTGTGTATATTGATGACTTGATGAGGTACTATAAGTTCTCTAACAAACCAATACGGGTAAAATATGAATTGATAGATGAGATAGGGGAGCAGCAAAGTCTTGAGATCCTTATATAATTCTTCTTTTATTGTTCCTTTAGGGTTGTATAAGTAACCGGATATAAGAAAGAAAAGTGGCATGTGAAAGGAATAGATGATCGTGTGCGTCTCTGATTGCATTGGTACATGTCCCCAAATAACTAGAAATATAGCTATTGACTTACTCCAGTCAATCCAATTATATCGTACTGATTTTGCGCTTGTCATTTTGTTGTGTTTTAATTTTGTGTGTAAATATACGATTATTTATTCTATCTGCAGGTTTTTCTACAATAAGTTATTATTGTTTGCTAAAAAATATTATTCGTTTTTTAGGAGTTTGTTTGCATATATCTAAGAATTCAACAACCTTTGCAAAAGAGTAATATGTTTTATCTATTATAAGAAGGTGAAATATGACAACATTTTAATATCAAATCAATGAATAAACAGATTTTATCAATTTTTGTTTTATGTGCTTTTTCTTATTCTACACAAGCGCAAGAAGTGAAAGGAGGCATCAGCGACTCCATGATGCAACAAATCAAGCAGAGTTACGCAAACACTCCTACTGACAAGGCTATCCGCAACGCTATCGGTAGCAACGACATTCGTAAACTGGCTCTCAATCAGGATAACCTGAAAGGGATGGACACACATTTCTCCATCAAAGTGCCTTCCAAAGGTATCACCGATCAGAAATCTTCCGGCCGTTGCTGGCTTTTCACAGGTTTGAATGTGATGCGTGCCAAAGCGATCGCCAAGCATAACCTCGGTTCTTTCGAATTTTCGCAAACTTATCCTTTCTTCTTCGATCAGCTGGAGAAAGCTAATCTCTTTCTGCAAGGTATTATCGACACCAGCAGTAAGCCGATGGATGATAAAATGGTGGAATGGCTCTTCCGCAATCCTTTGAGTGACGGTGGAACATTTACCGGTGTAGCCGATATTGTCAGTAAATACGGGCTTGTTCCCAAAGATGTGATGCCGGAAACCAACAGTAGTGAAAATACCTCCCGTATGGCAGGCCTGATCGCCCTGAAACTTCGTGAACAGGGGCTTCAACTCCGTGGTCTCGCTGCGCAAGGTGCCAAGCCTGCTGCCCTTGAGAAAACAAAAACAGAGATGTTGAGCACCATCTACCGCATGTTAGTGTTGAATCTCGGTGTTCCTCCTACTGAATTTACCTGGACTGAATATAACGCTAAGGGTGAGCCTGTGTCTACCGAAACTTACACTCCGCTTTCTTTCCTGAAAAAGTATGGTGACGAAAAACTGATTGATAATTATGTCATGTTAATGAACGATCCGAGCCGTGAATATTATAAGTGTTATGAGATAGATTACGACCGCCACCGTTACGACGGCAAAAACTGGACGTATGTCAATCTTCCCATCGAGGATATCAAAGAAATGGCTATTTCTTCTCTCAAGGATAGCACGATGATGTATTTTTCTTGCGATGTAGGTAAGTTTCTAAACTCTGACCGTGGTCTGCTGGATGTCAAAAACTACGACTACGAATCTCTTATGGGTACTTCTTTTGGCATGAACAAGAAGCAACGTATCCAAAGTTTTGCCAGTGGCTCCAGTCACGCCATGACTCTTATGGCCGTCGATCTTGACAAAAATGGAAAACCGACGAAATGGATGGTTGAAAATAGTTGGGGACCCGCCGCCGGTTATCAGGGTTATCTCATTATGACAGATGATTGGTTTAACGAATATATGTTCCGCCTAGTAGTAGAAACGAAATATGCATCGAAAAAAGCTCTCGAGGTGTTGAAACAGAAGCCTATCCGACTTCCTGCTTGGGATCCTATGTTTGCTGAATAGTTCTTTTTCTTTGCTTCTGTCTTTTGTTCCGGAACAAAAGATAAAAGATTACGTGCACGAACACGAAAGGAATTACGGATATTTTTCCGTAATTCCTTTCTTTTTTCCTCCCGAATCCCAATCTTATTTATTACTTTTGCGGCAAATTTATGAAACCATTATTTTATATAGCATGGCAAATGTAATAAAGTTACGTAAAGGCCTTGACATAAACCTGAAAGGAAAAGCTGCTGAAACGTACGCAACAGTAAAAGAACCGGGATTCTACGCACTTGTACCCGATGACTTTCCTGGAGTGACGCCTAAGGTAGTCGTGAAAGAGCAGGAATATGTAATGGCTGGTGGACCCTTGTTTATCGACAAGTATCATCCTGAAGTGAAATTTGTTTCGCCGGTGAGCGGCGTGGTGACGAGTGTTGAACGTGGTGCTCGTCGTAAGGTGTTGAACATCGTTGTGGAAGCTGCTGCAG includes:
- a CDS encoding C1 family peptidase, which gives rise to MNKQILSIFVLCAFSYSTQAQEVKGGISDSMMQQIKQSYANTPTDKAIRNAIGSNDIRKLALNQDNLKGMDTHFSIKVPSKGITDQKSSGRCWLFTGLNVMRAKAIAKHNLGSFEFSQTYPFFFDQLEKANLFLQGIIDTSSKPMDDKMVEWLFRNPLSDGGTFTGVADIVSKYGLVPKDVMPETNSSENTSRMAGLIALKLREQGLQLRGLAAQGAKPAALEKTKTEMLSTIYRMLVLNLGVPPTEFTWTEYNAKGEPVSTETYTPLSFLKKYGDEKLIDNYVMLMNDPSREYYKCYEIDYDRHRYDGKNWTYVNLPIEDIKEMAISSLKDSTMMYFSCDVGKFLNSDRGLLDVKNYDYESLMGTSFGMNKKQRIQSFASGSSHAMTLMAVDLDKNGKPTKWMVENSWGPAAGYQGYLIMTDDWFNEYMFRLVVETKYASKKALEVLKQKPIRLPAWDPMFAE
- a CDS encoding acyltransferase family protein; translated protein: MTSAKSVRYNWIDWSKSIAIFLVIWGHVPMQSETHTIIYSFHMPLFFLISGYLYNPKGTIKEELYKDLKTLLLPYLIYQFIFYPYWFVRELIVPHQVINIHNSIIQPLIQSLSSDPINGPTWFIYCLFMIKIYSYTIQKKQSIYWLTAGISSLVSILICYWLNQHSIYGTYATHSFFALQIFFFTGQALKRTKIKNIANSLHQSIIWLILSIVSFATFFSMGYTSNYTTLPEIVNFHLLRFTGSCMILGIGFILNQITSTINYNVSIGTMVILGIHWMFIGVFNFAIEKYLHIDNITYSTFIAFIISLLITAINYPLIIFCKKHIPLLLGKIRIPK